The Arachis hypogaea cultivar Tifrunner chromosome 16, arahy.Tifrunner.gnm2.J5K5, whole genome shotgun sequence genome contains a region encoding:
- the LOC112756434 gene encoding phospholipase A1-Igamma2, chloroplastic: MAVMASTANMLIAFQPNNNANLRKLQPPPSISSSLTTARKSINSTTLCKATTSTTSTNNSSLSSTITELQETPSPPKQPQPDISSVWRKLHGEDNWVGLLDPMDPRLRAELIRYGEMAQACYDSFDYDPYSKYCGSCRYPREEFFELLDMRHLGYSVSRYIYATANINLPKFFRRSRWPHKLWSQHANWAGYVAVSDDETSKKLGRRDITIAWRGTVTHVEWVADLMNYLRPISPEVACDDPEVKVEAGFLDLYTDREPSCGYCKYSARQQVLAEVKRLIEKYEDEEVSVTITGHSLGSAMAILSAFDIAETGLNVKKENKSVHVSVITFSGPRVGNLRFKERLESKHGVKVLRVHNTHDMVPKSPGFLINETSPEWLFKLAQGLPWSYTHVGVDLELDHKNSPYLNPNGDSACAHNLEAHLHLLDGYHGRKREFESSSGRDVALVNKDCDFLRDEESVPPAWRQDLNRGLVRGPHGRWMQPDRPTLVHDHPQDTDLHLNQLGLL, encoded by the exons ATGGCGGTCATGGCTTCAACCGCAAACATGCTCATTGCATTCCAACCCAACAATAATGCTAATCTCCGCAAACTTCAACCACCGCCATCCATATCATCATCTTTAACCACCGCAAGAAAATCCATTAATTCTACCACATTATGTAAGGCCACCACCTCCACTACTAGTACCAATAATTCATCTCTATCTTCCACCATCACAGAACTCCAAGAAACACCTTCTCCCCCAAAACAACCACAACCAGACATATCCTCCGTGTGGCGCAAGCTCCACGGCGAAGACAACTGGGTCGGGCTTCTGGACCCAATGGATCCTCGCCTTCGGGCAGAGCTCATCCGCTACGGCGAGATGGCACAGGCTTGCTACGACTCCTTCGACTATGACCCATACTCTAAGTATTGTGGAAGCTGCAG GTACCCTCGAGAAGAATTCTTCGAGTTGCTGGATATGAGGCACTTGGGTTACTCGGTGAGTCGTTATATTTACGCGACGGCCAACATCAACCTGCCCAAATTCTTCAGGAGATCGCGGTGGCCACACAAATTGTGGAGCCAGCACGCAAACTGGGCAGGCTATGTGGCGGTTTCCGACGACGAGACGAGCAAGAAGCTGGGGAGGAGGGATATAACCATTGCGTGGAGGGGGACGGTGACGCACGTGGAATGGGTGGCGGATCTGATGAACTACCTGAGGCCGATATCGCCGGAGGTGGCGTGCGACGACCCTGAGGTGAAGGTGGAGGCGGGGTTCTTAGATCTCTACACTGACAGAGAACCCAGCTGTGGATACTGCAAGTACTCTGCCCGACAGCAG GTACTGGCGGAGGTGAAACGGCTGATAGAGAAGTACGAAGATGAAGAAGTGAGTGTTACGATAACAGGTCACAGCTTGGGTAGTGCCATGGCTATATTAAGCGCCTTTGACATTGCGGAAACGGGGTTGAACGTGAAGAAGGAGAACAAGAGCGTACACGTGTCGGTTATAACGTTCTCGGGGCCAAGAGTGGGAAACCTGAGGTTTAAGGAGAGATTGGAATCCAAACACGGCGTCAAAGTGCTTAGGGTTCACAACACTCACGACATGGTTCCAAAGTCTCCGGGATTTCTCATCAATGAGACCTCGCCAGAGTGGCTTTTCAAGCTGGCACAGGGCCTGCCTTGGAGTTACACACACGTTGGGGTGGACCTGGAGTTGGACCACAAGAACTCGCCATACTTGAACCCCAATGGCGATAGTGCTTGTGCCCATAACTTGGAGGCCCATTTGCATTTGCTTGACGGGTACCATGGGAGGAAGCGTGAATTTGAGTCGAGCAGTGGGAGGGACGTGGCGTTGGTGAACAAGGACTGTGATTTCCTGAGAGATGAAGAGAGCGTGCCACCAGCTTGGAGGCAAGACTTGAATAGAGGCCTTGTTCGGGGCCCACATGGACGATGGATGCAGCCTGACCGCCCTACACTTGTTCATGATCATCCTCAAGACACTGATCTTCATCTCAACCAACTAGGCCTCCTCTAG
- the LOC112754382 gene encoding F-box/LRR-repeat protein 17 has protein sequence MRGKSPALRVNILPSPPSIFHSANQNQHFHTPMNHLRPQTHIAPADESAAYGASSADAKRGKKRGSYNCGRCGLPKKGHNCNVKTPTSPSHSSLSTFSAVSAAPSSASLVRQPPPNLRRALSFEDAVAGGGFDDDLMDLAGGEAGGAFPESDLDLDLDSDSSGLPMSLLWEVLRRLPPAGLLSAARVSRVWRETTKRLWRASEELNVRVPARVQVGSVASMLQKCPGIVKLSIKMESDVDSTMLACIAFSCPNLEYMEISTTDTAINRINGDELSRFVSDKKSLKSLKMEGCCNLGRLVLCSSSLSTLWLSDLFSLSKMVFNCPQLREISLEFSHQENDGTDLKTLMEGLGRSCPSLQNIHISSMHLSHAVVLAITAAHLRELRMLSLVLGSEITDASVAAIASSYPNLELLDLSGSGISDSGIGMICNVFSETLTRLLLALCPCVSSSGIQFAMAQLPNLELMDCGMTICDPNSDNPTADNNSCELQHRSIANGHLTNQKLIIKHSRLKKLSLWGCSGLDALYLNCPQLTDLNLNSCRNLHPERLLLQCPGLENVHASCCQDLLIMAIQNQVRNAYTAMENLLLCKRLPDGSKRVRVPHHLLSNESPENDNKRRKIERRLCNVIVY, from the exons ATGCGCGGCAAGTCTCCCGCGCTACGTGTTAATATTTTACCCTCACCTCCCTCCATTTTCCATTCTGCCAACCAAAACCAACACTTTCACACACCAATGAACCACCTCCGCCCCCAAACCCACATCGCCCCCGCCGATGAATCTGCCGCATACGGCGCCTCATCCGCGGACGCAAAGCGCGGCAAGAAGCGCGGCAGTTACAACTGCGGCCGCTGCGGTCTCCCCAAGAAGGGACATAACTGCAACGTCAAAACCCCTACttccccttctcattcttctctcTCCACCTTCTCTGCCGTTTCCGCAGCTCCTTCTTCTGCTTCCCTGGTGCGCCAGCCGCCGCCTAACCTCCGCCGTGCGCTTTCGTTCGAAGACGCCGTCGCCGGCGGTGGCTTCGATGACGACCTGATGGACCTCGCCGGTGGAGAAGCTGGAGGTGCATTTCCCGAATCCGATCTCGATCTGGATCTGGATTCAGATTCTAGCGGTTTGCCGATGAGCCTTCTGTGGGAAGTGCTGAGGAGGCTGCCGCCGGCGGGGCTATTGTCTGCGGCAAGGGTGAGTAGAGTTTGGAGGGAGACGACGAAGAGGTTGTGGAGGGCATCAGAGGAGTTGAATGTTAGGGTTCCAGCGAGAGTTCAGGTGGGTTCTGTTGCGTCGATGTTGCAGAAGTGCCCGGGGATTGTGAAGCTCTCTATTAAAATGGAGAG TGATGTGGATTCAACCATGTTGGCTTGCATTGCATTCTCATGCCCCAATCTGGAGTACATGGAGATCTCGACCACTGACACTGCTATCAATCGGATCAATGG GGATGAATTAAGTCGATTTGTTTCGGATAAGAAAAGTCTAAAGAGCCTCAAGATGGAAGGCTGCTGTAATCTAGGCCGTCTTGTTCTTTGTTCATCTAGTCTTTCCACGCTTTGGCTGTCAGATTTGTTCTCTCTTTCAAAGATG GTCTTTAACTGTCCCCAGTTAAGAGAGATTTCCTTGGAGTTCTCTCATCAAGAAAATGATGGTACTGATCTCAAAACTTTGATGGAAGGTTTGGGAAGAAGTTGCCCCAGTTTGCAGAACATACATATATCTTCAATGCACCTTTCTCATGCTGTTGTGCTTGCTATTACGGCTGCGCATTTAAG GGAGTTGCGAATGCTTTCACTTGTTCTTGGATCTGAAATAACTGATGCATCTGTTGCTGCAATTGCTTCAAGCTACCCAAATTTGGAATTACTTGATCTCAGTGG ATCTGGCATAAGTGACAGTGGCATTGGAATGATTTGCAATGTATTCAGTGAAACATTGACAAGACTACTTCTTGCTCTTTGCCCCTGTGTGTCTTCAA GTGGTATTCAATTCGCTATGGCTCAGTTACCAAACCTTGAACTTATGGACTGTGGTATGACCATATGTGATCCTAATTCTGACAATCCGACTGCAGACAACAACAGTTGTGAATTACAACACAGATCTATTGCTAATGGTCACCTAACAAACCAAAAGCTAATCATCAAACATAGCCGTTTAAAGAAACTTAGTTTATGGGGTTGTTCTGGCTTGGAT GCTTTATATTTAAACTGCCCACAACTTACTGATCTCAACCTAAATTCTTGTAGAAATTTGCATCCAG AGAGGCTGTTACTTCAGTGCCCTGGTTTGGAAAATGTGCATGCATCTTGTTGTCAGGATCTTCTAATTATGGCCATCCAAAATCAG GTCCGCAATGCTTATACAGCCATGGAAAATCTTTTGCTTTGTAAGCGTTTACCTGACGGGTCCAAAAGGGTCCGAGTTCCTCATCATTTACTTAGTAACGAG TCACCTGAAAATGATAATAAACGGAGGAAAATTGAGAGACGGCTTTGTAATGTGATTGTGTACTAA
- the LOC112754384 gene encoding putative uridine kinase C227.14 isoform X1 — protein sequence MEATFCSTFQRSSRAEPLLLRTVGARHRNRFLLPVARDNKFSPLPFAPTGYGSSKIAVFKVLSAEKGQVHVVEKSGVEELYDELAARLLPSASVSSSPNFKHIVGLAGPPGAGKSTLAHEVVSRVNKLWPERASSMDSQVQPPDVAIVVPMDGFHLYRSELDVMENPEEAHARRGAPWTFNPSRLLTCLKNLKIHGSVYVPSFDHGVGDPLEDDIFVNVQHKVVIVEGNYLLLEDGIWKEISCLFDEKWFIDIDIDKAMQRVLKRHISTGKPPDIAKQRIENNDRLNAELIMKSKKNANIIIKSVDF from the exons ATGGAAGCAACCTTCTGTTCAACATTTCAGAGATCTTCTCGTGCTG AACCATTGTTGCTAAGAACAGTCGGAGCTCGCCATCGGAACCGGTTTTTGCTACCCGTCGCGCGCGATAACAAGTTTTCGCCGCTGCCTTTTGCTCCAACTGGCTATGGCAGTAGCAAGATTGCTGTCTTCAAG GTTTTATCTGCTGAGAAGGGGCAGGTTCATGTAGTAGAGAAAAG TGGAGTTGAAGAGTTATATGATGAATTGGCTGCACGCCTTCTGCCTTCAGCATCGGTGTCATCAAGCCCTAATTTTAA ACACATTGTTGGCTTGGCTGGTCCACCAGGTGCTGGAAAAAGCACTCTTGCACATGAAGTAGTCAGCCGGGTAAACAAGCTTTGGCCAGAGAGAGCTTCTTCCATGGACTCCCAGGTTCAACCTCCTGATGTTGCTATTGTAGTTCCCATGGATGGTTTCCATCTTTATCGTTCTGAACTAGATGTAATGGAG AATCCAGAGGAAGCACATGCCAGAAGGGGAG CTCCATGGACATTCAATCCGTCACGACTACTTACGTGTCTCAAGAATCTTAAAATTCAT GGATCCGTCTATGTTCCATCGTTTGACCATGGGGTTGGGGACCCATTGGAAGATGATATCTTTGTGAATGTTCA GCACAAAGTTGTTATTGTAGAAGGTAACTATTTGCTCTTGGAAGATGGGATTTGGAAGGAGATATCATGTTTGTTTGACGAGAAATG GTTTATTGATATTGACATTGACAAAGCAATGCAGAGAGTTTTAAAGAGGCATATTTCAACTG GTAAGCCTCCAGACATTGCTAAACAACGG atagAGAACAACGACAGGCTCAATGCAGAACTCATAATGAAGTCCAAGAAAAATGCTAATATAATAATCAAGTCGGTTGATTTTTGA
- the LOC112754384 gene encoding putative uridine kinase C227.14 isoform X3 → MEATFCSTFQRSSRAEPLLLRTVGARHRNRFLLPVARDNKFSPLPFAPTGYGSSKIAVFKVLSAEKGQVHVVEKSGVEELYDELAARLLPSASVSSSPNFKHIVGLAGPPGAGKSTLAHEVVSRVNKLWPERASSMDSQVQPPDVAIVVPMDGFHLYRSELDVMENPEEAHARRGAPWTFNPSRLLTCLKNLKIHGSVYVPSFDHGVGDPLEDDIFVNVQHKVVIVEGNYLLLEDGIWKEISCLFDEKWFIDIDIDKAMQRVLKRHISTGKPPDIAKQRTCIQYN, encoded by the exons ATGGAAGCAACCTTCTGTTCAACATTTCAGAGATCTTCTCGTGCTG AACCATTGTTGCTAAGAACAGTCGGAGCTCGCCATCGGAACCGGTTTTTGCTACCCGTCGCGCGCGATAACAAGTTTTCGCCGCTGCCTTTTGCTCCAACTGGCTATGGCAGTAGCAAGATTGCTGTCTTCAAG GTTTTATCTGCTGAGAAGGGGCAGGTTCATGTAGTAGAGAAAAG TGGAGTTGAAGAGTTATATGATGAATTGGCTGCACGCCTTCTGCCTTCAGCATCGGTGTCATCAAGCCCTAATTTTAA ACACATTGTTGGCTTGGCTGGTCCACCAGGTGCTGGAAAAAGCACTCTTGCACATGAAGTAGTCAGCCGGGTAAACAAGCTTTGGCCAGAGAGAGCTTCTTCCATGGACTCCCAGGTTCAACCTCCTGATGTTGCTATTGTAGTTCCCATGGATGGTTTCCATCTTTATCGTTCTGAACTAGATGTAATGGAG AATCCAGAGGAAGCACATGCCAGAAGGGGAG CTCCATGGACATTCAATCCGTCACGACTACTTACGTGTCTCAAGAATCTTAAAATTCAT GGATCCGTCTATGTTCCATCGTTTGACCATGGGGTTGGGGACCCATTGGAAGATGATATCTTTGTGAATGTTCA GCACAAAGTTGTTATTGTAGAAGGTAACTATTTGCTCTTGGAAGATGGGATTTGGAAGGAGATATCATGTTTGTTTGACGAGAAATG GTTTATTGATATTGACATTGACAAAGCAATGCAGAGAGTTTTAAAGAGGCATATTTCAACTG GTAAGCCTCCAGACATTGCTAAACAACGG ACTTGCATACAATACAACtga
- the LOC112754384 gene encoding putative uridine kinase C227.14 isoform X2 — translation MEATFCSTFQRSSRAEPLLLRTVGARHRNRFLLPVARDNKFSPLPFAPTGYGSSKIAVFKVLSAEKGQVHVVEKSGVEELYDELAARLLPSASVSSSPNFKHIVGLAGPPGAGKSTLAHEVVSRVNKLWPERASSMDSQVQPPDVAIVVPMDGFHLYRSELDVMENPEEAHARRGAPWTFNPSRLLTCLKNLKIHGSVYVPSFDHGVGDPLEDDIFVNVQHKVVIVEGNYLLLEDGIWKEISCLFDEKWFIDIDIDKAMQRVLKRHISTDREQRQAQCRTHNEVQEKC, via the exons ATGGAAGCAACCTTCTGTTCAACATTTCAGAGATCTTCTCGTGCTG AACCATTGTTGCTAAGAACAGTCGGAGCTCGCCATCGGAACCGGTTTTTGCTACCCGTCGCGCGCGATAACAAGTTTTCGCCGCTGCCTTTTGCTCCAACTGGCTATGGCAGTAGCAAGATTGCTGTCTTCAAG GTTTTATCTGCTGAGAAGGGGCAGGTTCATGTAGTAGAGAAAAG TGGAGTTGAAGAGTTATATGATGAATTGGCTGCACGCCTTCTGCCTTCAGCATCGGTGTCATCAAGCCCTAATTTTAA ACACATTGTTGGCTTGGCTGGTCCACCAGGTGCTGGAAAAAGCACTCTTGCACATGAAGTAGTCAGCCGGGTAAACAAGCTTTGGCCAGAGAGAGCTTCTTCCATGGACTCCCAGGTTCAACCTCCTGATGTTGCTATTGTAGTTCCCATGGATGGTTTCCATCTTTATCGTTCTGAACTAGATGTAATGGAG AATCCAGAGGAAGCACATGCCAGAAGGGGAG CTCCATGGACATTCAATCCGTCACGACTACTTACGTGTCTCAAGAATCTTAAAATTCAT GGATCCGTCTATGTTCCATCGTTTGACCATGGGGTTGGGGACCCATTGGAAGATGATATCTTTGTGAATGTTCA GCACAAAGTTGTTATTGTAGAAGGTAACTATTTGCTCTTGGAAGATGGGATTTGGAAGGAGATATCATGTTTGTTTGACGAGAAATG GTTTATTGATATTGACATTGACAAAGCAATGCAGAGAGTTTTAAAGAGGCATATTTCAACTG atagAGAACAACGACAGGCTCAATGCAGAACTCATAATGAAGTCCAAGAAAAATGCTAA